The sequence below is a genomic window from Draconibacterium halophilum.
TTATTTACGATGCAACAAAGCTCAAACGCCGGGGCTTGGTTGCCGAATTGGCAATGCGTAACAGCCAACGGAAACATATCACCATTGAGGTCGGCGATGAAAAAGAGGAACAAGAGTTCAGCGGTTTCAACCGCAACCCATACATGGCAACCTTTTATGCCGATAACTTTGAATTCACACTTGTTAATGTCCACCTTTACCGGTCAAACAAAAACATCCGCTTACTAGAAACAAAAGCCATATCAAACTGGGCACGCAAACGCTGCGAAAAACCTTTAAGCAATGTACCATCAAAAGACATCATGCTCCTTGGCGATTTCAACATGCCCAAACTCTCCGAAGAAGACCAGTATTACAGCGAGATAACCCACAATGGGCTTGTTGCGCCATTGCACGAAACCGAATACATTGGCAGCAACCTGGCAGGTGACAAAAACTACGACCAGTTATTTTTCTTTCCAAAGCATACCAACGAAGATTTCAACAACGGGAAAATTGGTGTAGTCGACTTCGATAATTGCGTATTCAAAGACTTATGGAAATCCGATAAATCACACAAAAAGGAATACTTCTTCCAGTACATCCGTTATTACATGGCCGACCATAGGCCACTATGGGCCCAATTCAACTATTAAACTGCAAGTAGGGGCATAACTTCCACATGTAGGAAATAATTATTTAAATGTAGGGCTACACAAAATAGCAGTAGGAGCCAGAAAAATAAAAGTAGGATGTCTTCACCGGTTTGTAGGAACACATAATTAAAAAGTAGGTATTAATAAATAAACTGTAGGAACAAACAATTAACTGGTAGGAACAAATAAATTGAAAGTAGGAATACCTCATCTACAAAAATGAAAAAAATGAACCTTTATATTAACTAAAACAAATTAAATTATGGCATCTAAATTAAAGAACACTGAAGCAGCGCTTCTTGAAAACTATCGTGTAGCATTAGAAAATGCCGAATCCCAACCTGAAATCGCACAAGAACTAAACGAAATTGGCTACAGCCCCGAAGTAATTTCCGAGGGCAAAGCAATTTATGAAGAAACACGTTTAGCCTATGACACAAACAAAACCGAAGATGATGAAACATCTGTGGCATCAGCTACTTTCAAAGAAAAAAGAAAAGAACTTGAAGACTTTTTCATTGTACACCGTAAAAAAGCCCGTGTAATCTTCCGGAACGATGAAGTAACACAAGAAAAACTGGCAATCGACCATTATCCTTCAGGGGCTTATGTGAAATGGCTTGAGCAAGTCAAGAAATTTTATACGGTGGCAGCTTCCGATACTGAAATACAAAATAAATTAGCCCGCCTGGCAATTTCTGTTGATGAAATATCACAAGGCAATACCCTCGTGTCGGAGATTGAAACAGCACGTGCAAATTACTTACGCGAAGTGGGGGAATCACAAGACGCCACAAAAGCAAAAGACCAAGCATTTATGAAACTTGCAAACTGGATGCAGGACTTTTATGCCGTTGCCAAAATTGCATTAGAAGATAAACCGCAGCTATTAGAGGCACTTGGATTAACCATCAGGTCATAAACTAAAACTCTAGCACATGCAATTTAAATTCCTTTCTAAACTATTTGGTGGCTCTGCAACTGATTTTGTTGACAGCCTGACCAACTCAATCGATGAATTCACATTATCGAAAGAAGAAAAGAACGAGTTCAAGCTAAAACTGCAAGAAAACATGTTAAAGCTTGACCAAAGCGCTGAAGAGACCTATAGGGACGAACTAAGTGCACGTACTGAAATTATAAAAGCCGAATTAGCACAGGGTGACAAATATACAAAGCGTGCCCGCCCTACAATTATTTATGTTGGCTTGATTTTTATTTTTCTCGTCCATGTGGTGTTGCCATTTATTGCATTCTTTACAAAAAACCTCGAATACGATGCAAACAAAATGATACTACCCGAAGCCTTTTGGTGGGCATGGGGCGCTGTTGTCGGTATTTATGGTACTGGCCGCACGTTTGAGAAATTTGGAATTTCGAACAAGATAACCCAGGCGATGACTGGTTCTGGTGCTTCAAAGGCCAATCAAAAAGTTAAAGATACATTTAACAATCAAAATGCAGTAGGATGATTACGGTTCGAAAACATTTATTAGTAAATGAGGCTTCCGAAAAACCAATAACCTTTAAAGAAACACCTAATAACTCAGGCCGTTTTTCAGGGGGGATGCCAGATACAATTGTAATTCATTATACCGCTGGTGGTTCATTTGTTTCTTCTGCAAATTGGCTGTTAAGGAAAGAAGCACGTGCATCCGCACATCTTGTTATAGGCCGCAAGGGCGATATTTTCCAATTGCTCGGGCTCGATAAGATATCCTGGCATGCAGGTAGAAGCGAATGGAATGGAAGAAAAAACCTCAATAATTACAGTATAGGTATTGAACTTGCCAACTATGGTTTGTTGAAAAAAAGCCCTAAAGGTTATGTTACAAGTTATGGCCAGTTAATTGACGATGACAATGTCATTTTAGCCAGCCATAAAAGCGGGGGCACTGAGTTGCCCTGGGAGCGTTACACCGAAGAGCAACTTAGTACCTTAGAAGAGGTTTGTCTTGCCATCAGGCAAAAATACAGCATCAACGAAATTGTTGGGCACGAAGATATTGCCCCTGTCCGCAAAACAGACCCTGGGCCGGCATTCCCAATGCTGGAATTTAAAAATAAGATTCTTTACGGACGCATGGATAATAGTGAGGAAGAATCAAATATCACTTCATCCGGTGGGATTGTCTTGGCCAATCGTTTAAATATCCGAAATGCCCCAAGGGGTAATGCAACAACAGTTTCAGACCCATTAAAAAAAGGCACAATGTTCAATGTGCTCGAAGAAAAAGGGGAATGGGTAAAAGTTCGGGTTCAAACAGAGGGTTGGGTTCACAAGAACTATATAAAGTACTATAAATAACCCTGCCCTAATTGTAAGCACATTGGCAAGCCCCATAAGCCCACGCTTTACCAAATGCTTGCCAATAAGCTTACAATTTTGCCCTCGCAGTTGCCGCTAAGGCGGCATTGGGGTTGCCCCCCACAAATAAATTTAGCTCAATGCACAAACGTTGCTGGGATGAAAGTTACGATAAACAATATTTCCAAATATTATGAAAAGTATTAGCTTTGAACAACACCAAACCCAGTTGCTAACATTTTGTATATTTAACTGTGGGGGCAGTGGTAGTTTCAACTCCCCCACCCGCCTCAAGTTGGTGTGTATGCGGACTGGAAATTCTCACGAAAACCACAGCTAAACATACAATTTCACGTTATCATTCAGTTTAAACAGTATGGTGGTAGATAAAGGGGAAGTGGAATCTAGCGGAAAGAAAAATGGATAAGAAAATAACCAAAATAATAAAGGAAAGATTCGCTAATAATGAATTTGATGTGAAGTCAAATTTGACGTTCTATAAGCAAAATAAAGCTGAGTTTTACGAAATGGTCAGGCGTGGAATTATCACCAAGAATGTAGGTGGTAAGATTTACTTAATCGAAAAACCAAAGCCATTTATTAAGAAACACGCAAAATGGATAATTACAACAGTAATCGCACTGGTTGTAGCAATTACCCCATTTGTAATCAAAAAATGTGATACGGATTCCCCGGCAAATAAGCAGAAAGATATAACCCAATCGTCATACCAAGAACAAAATAAAATAGAATCTGAAAAAAATTATCAGAATTTAAACCAAGTAGATTCAATACGTTATCAAAAAACCGATTCAGCAAGCGTCCCATAACTTAAAACTTAACAACACTATCGTGTTGGTTGATGTAGGAATAAAAATTTACAACTATGAAAAAATTACTATTCATTAGAAAAATCAAATTAGACTTTAATGGCAATGATCGCATGTTTATTCAATATCAAGATATCATAGATGGTGAACTATTGAGTCTTAAAGATGAAAACAAAGGCATTCAATTTAAATTTGCCGAAGAATTAACAGCAATAACAGAGGATCATGTCATTTTTTCATTCTGGGGCGATTATAAAGGCTAATAATATTCATAATACCTAATGCTAAACCTAAAGAACAAAAACCTTACAATACGCTTCTTTTTGAAGAAATTGCCATACAGTTTCTTTCGGGTTTCGTTCACAAGTTCATCGTGAATATAAAACAGAGGCCTTTTTACCATCACTTAGATTAAAAACCGAATGATAACAAATTGTATATTTCATTTCGGTGTGGTTACTTAAAACGGCCAGTATTTGTTATGAAACGATTGGTTAATACTTGAAATATCTTATTCCCGAAATAGAAACATACAAGTGACCGTTAACCGCAAGGTTGAAAAAATGAGACTTTAATGACAGAAATTTCTTCCATAAAAAAAGGTGATTCTTTCGAAAAGAAAGTTTTTAATATTATTGACGACTTGCTTCGAAATGATGAATTCTTTGTAAGTGGAAAGAAAAGTAAGATTTTTTGGAAAAAGAAATACCCATCCTCAAAAACCGGAGAAGTTGAAGTTGATATTTCCATAGAAACCTATTTAAACGGAGCAGAAGAATATTCTTTCCTTACAGTCATCGAATGCAAGAATTACAAAGGCAAAATACCAATTAATGATATTCGTGAATTTGGTTCGGTTCTTAATGAAATCGGTGAACATAACACAAAAGGGATTTTAATATCAAGTTCTACATTTCAACAGGGGACAATAAATTTTGCGAAATCAACAAAGATTGGTTTAGGAAGAATAAATTTCGAAAATGAAATAGATTGGATTAACCACAGATTAGATAAAAAGGGAAAAGTTCTAAGCGTAGAAATATCAAATCAACAACTTACATCTGACGACCTTGATAGGAAAAACTTTATTGCAATTAATGAGAATCAGGTTTATGACAACTTGCCAAGCTTATTGATAGGTTTTGAAATTTTTGACAGGTTTAGAAATCTTACTAAATACGTTGACGTTCCTTATAAAACTGAAGAAAATATTGAAAAGTCAGTAAAGGAAATTTTTGATTATTCTTTCTACAAAAATGATGAATTTGTAATAGAAAGAGCGTGTTCTAAACTGTCTGAATTATTTGATATTGAATTTATCTTTGGTGAAGAATTGCCAATTCATATTCTTGGGAAAATTGAATTTAATCCTTTAAAAATCTTCGTCACCAAATCCTTACAAACTGACATTTATAGATGGAGGTTTACAGTTGCTCATGAATTTGGACATCTAATCCTCCACAAGCAATTATTAAATGAATTTCTAAACAAAAAAGAAGATGGGGAAAAAACACTTTCATTTTCTCAAAGTGAAGCTTTTACAAATAACAAAAGATTAGAAATACAAGCAAATCTTTTTGCAAGCTTTTCGTTACTCCCGACTAATTCCTTTCTAAAACAGGTTGAGAAATACTTTGAGAAAGAAAATATTCACAAAGGATATTTATATTTAGACAATCAGCCTGTTAATCAAAGGTTAGTGCTTGGATTTTTAAATGAAATGCAATTACATTTTGGAGTGTCGAAAGATGTGGCAAAATATAGACTAATTAAATTAGGGTTATTAAAAGATGCAACCGATACTTCAATATCAAGTATAATGAGAAAATTATGAAAACCCAGCGGTTAACAAATTGTAAATTGCATTGCGGGGTTTGTGGTGTGTCGTTCGCTGGATTCTCGCAACATCGTTCCGTCCTGCCGGACAGGAACGAGCTCCGAAATCCGCAACGACAACTTACAAGTGACCGTTACATGTAATTTTGAAGAGAACACAAATGAGAACTATTTTAGTAATACTTTCAATATTATTTTCTTGCAGTCTTAACGCACAGACTAAAGAAAAAAATCAAATTAAAATTGAGCAAGGAGAATTGGGAATTGTTCGAGATTCCAATTTGGAATTTAAACTATTAGAATCAGGTGTTTATTCGAAAGACAGATTGTCAATAATTACAATTTATACGCTTACTGAACAGAATTTCGAACAAGATTGTAACGTCTATTCAAAGTATGGTAAGAAATATGACATTAAGATATCGACAAAGTATCAATTTAACAGAGAAGCTATTTCTAATATCTCAAAGCTTTCAAATCCAATCCCCTTAGATTATTTAAAATATGAGTTAATACCAGAAATAAGATTTGCAGCAAGAGAAATAACAGGATATTACACATTTGATGAATTAGACCAGAATAAGGCAGGTAAAGAAATATTGGAATTTCTTAAGACTCGCTTGAAAACCGGAGTTTTAATAAAATCAATTGATATTGAAATAATAAATAAATAAATAAATAAATAAATAAAAAACTACATGTAACACAGTGTAAATTTAATAGCGGGTTCGGTGGGTGTTCCAACGTAGGATTCACGCCCAATTATCCGTTCCTATCGGACGGATAACCGCACGTAAATCCGCTACTAAACTTACACAAACCGTTAGCGGGAATTTAAAAATAGAGAATGAGAAATTTAAAAATACAGCATCATGAAAAAAACTTGGAATTTTTATTTCAATTTAGCACAAATACTCTTATTGAGTTCATTTGTCTCTTGCAATAATTATAAGGAGAAAACTTTTCTTGATTTTGAGTTTGGCATGACTTATAATGAATATATTAATCATGCACGAAGTCTTCAGAAATCAGGTTTCATTAGTAATCTTAATGGAACGGACTTTGATTATACTATAAAACTTAGTGAAAATGAATTTGTATTCTTCCGTGTTCATGCGTATGTATATTCAAATTCTAGACTTTCAATGATAAGTGCTGATTCAAAATATGATTTGAATGACAAGGAAAAAGAACAATTATATAAAATTTTTGTCGCAAACCGAGGACAAACAACCGAACCATACAGAAAATCCTATTCTGAAAATATCTGGAGAGCAATTTGGGACTATCGAAATACAGATACAAGAATCGTATTTGTAGACAAAGATGAAGATGGTGAATGGGAAACATCAATTAATTACATGGCAACAGGGAATCTTAGAGATAGAATCGACAGGAAGGACAAAAAAGAAAATGGGATTATAGATGTGAAAAATAAATATTAGTGTCATGCTTTGTGCGTTATGTAAAAATATTGAAGCGGATAAAAAAAATACCCACTTTTTAACAGATAGTGTTATCAGAACCTGCCTTAATGAAAACGGAGAAAACATTCGTGAAAAGGGACTATATTTTGATATTTCTAATGAAAATCCATTTGTTGAATTCAATTTTCAAAGACGGACGACTTTTGAAAAATTAAACACAATTTTAGGCAGACAACCTGATGATTTGGAGATTGAGAAAGCAAAACAAATTCCATTTTCAGTGGATTTTGTGTTTTGTTCAAATTGTGAGAAAAAATTTTCTGAAATTGAAGAAAGTTTTACGAAAAAATATTTAAAGGATTTTAGGAATAATCAATATACAGGAAATTTGAAATCTATAAACGACTATAAACTCATCAAATTATTCTTTCTCTTACAAGTTTGGAGAACTAGTATTTGCGACAGTATCTTCACAATTGATGAAGAAGTTTCTGAAAAACTACGATTGATATTTTTAAATAAAGAGGAGATTGAACCTGAAGTTTTAAATGAGTTTCCAATCTCTGTTACATACTTGATTACTGAGCATAATGACGATGCAAATAAAGCTAACTTTGTTGGTTATACAGACGACAAAAACCCAAATTTAATTTTCATGAATGATTTCATTATTCAATTTTACAATAATTATGACTCAATAAGATTTTTTGATTTTTATGGGCTAAACGATAAAACGGATTATACAAATTATCTCAATCTGGATACACAAGCATTTATATTTAAGTTATTTACTGCTGAGCAGAGAATTAATCTCCTAAATGAATTTATACTTGGTGATAAAATTCGAGCATTGATTGATTTTTATTCTGAGAATTTTGCAAGACTTTGGTTTTCACTATTTGGCAATTATCCACAAATTTCATTAATACAATCTTATTTATCGTTTATTACAAATGGAAGTGAAAAGAACTTATTGCATTATACAAAAGATAACATATTTAAGCTTACAAGTAAATTTATAGAAAAACAATTAAAATAAAAACTCCCGCTAACAAAGTACATATTGCAGGGCGGGGTTCGGTGGTACGCCAACTGCGGATTCTCGCATCGCAGTTCCGTGTCCTTCGGACAGGAACGCTCTCCGAAATCCGCCCCGACAACATGTACCAACCGTTATAACCAATTTTAAACAAACTCGATGGCAAAACGACAATCTGACGGAGATGAAACTTGGAATAGACTTTTAAATTGGACTAAAGGACAAAAATCAAGTGAGAGACTTTCTGCTCATATTTTGAATTCAGAAGGATTTAAGTCACTTGACCCATCGCACCCATTGGGTGGAAAGGATGGTTTAAAAGATATTGTTTCGATAAAAGATAACCTTCAATGGATTGGTGCTGCATACTTTCCAAGGGGACAAATGAAATTTACTGAAATAAAAAAGAAATTTTCAGAAGATTTAAAAGGAATTGATGCAAATAGTGTAAGTGGACTTGCTTTTGTTACAAACCAAGAATTGACCCTAAACGAAAGAAAAGAATTAAAAAAAATTGGAAAACCACATACAATTGAGGTATTCCATTTAGAAAGAATTGCTCATATTTTGGATAATGCAAAAAATTATGGAGTTAGGTTAGAATTCTTAGATATCGAAATGACAAAAGAAGAACAACTGGCTTATTTTGTCGTCAAAGATGAAAAAATGTTAGACCTGAGTGAAAAAATAGAAAATCTAATGGTTGATTATTCCAGTTTTAAGCGTTCACTTATGTTAGACGAAGATTCTGAAATTTTTAAAAATAGAACAGAGGAAGAGGTATATGAAATGATTGAAAGATTTTCAGACCAAATTTGGTATAATAGGCATCAAGGTTTAAAACAAAGACTAGCAGCTAAACAAACTACTGTTGACCCCGAAATTTGGGCAGGTGCTTTGAAAGCAGCCAAACGAATTGAGGAAAAATATGGTGAAGAAAATCTGTGGCACGAAAGCGATTTTGAATGGGGTATGCTCAATGGGAAATTATCGGCATTAAGATGGTTGACTGGAGATGAGTGGGATATGCTTGATACATAAAAAACTGGTTATAACAAATTGTAAATTGCATTGCGGGGTTCGTGCGGTGTCGTTTGCTGGATTCTCGCAACATCGTTCCGTCCTGCCGGACATGAACGAGCTCCGAAATCCGCAACGACAACTTAGTGTGCCGAGAAGCGATGAATCGGCAATTAACGTTCATTGCATGCTATAATTAAGATGGTGGAAACGACCCACCAAAACCGTTGTACAGGCAAGGGTTTTAAACCACCTAAAGGTGCTGTGTTTAAGAGGCATGGTATTGAGCGTTTAGGAAAAGGTTCTGTCAAGAGCAGAATCAGGTATGGATAAAGGAGATGAACTAACCGTAACCGCTGAAGAGGTGTCGAGAAGTTGCCACATTCTGTCAAAAGCTGTAGAGTAAGTTATGCAGTGATAAGCACAGCGGAAACCTGTTTACTGGCTGTGCGGCAGACGTCATTCAGGCGGCATGACCTTTATCTGGGCTTAATTATGGAACTCGGGAATCTGTCCTGCAATGCAAAGGGAAACGCACAACGGGAACAACCTGAAGGCAGAATACCGATGAGCAGGAACAGAGACGGACTAACCCGTAGTAGCGATGAAGTTTCTGTAATGGAAATGGAGCGAAGGGGTTAGGTTATACAGTATCATAACATTGAACAACTCGCAAGAGGATGAATTTATGGAATGAGACAAAATCAGTACCTATAAGCAAAACCATGGTATGGGAAGCTTATAAGAAGGTAAAAGCCAACAAAGGGAGTGCAGGTGTTGACCAAATCAGCATTGAAGAATTTGATGCCGAAAGGTCGAAACATTTGTACAAGCTTTGGAATCGTATGGCATCGGGCAGTTACTTTCCGCCACCTGTTAAAGAAGTTGAGATAGCAAAGAAAGACGGTAAAACCCGCTTACTTGGTATACCAACTATCTCCGACAGGATTGGACAGATGGTTGTAAAAGATTATTTAGAACCAAGGTTTGAGGCTATATTCAGTACTAATTCCTATGGTTATCGTCCGAGCAGGAATGCCCATCAGGCTCTTGCAAAGGTTCGTGAGAATTGTAGGAAGACAGACTGGGTAATCGACCTCGATATAAAAGGTTTCTTTGATAATATCGACCATGGAAAACTACTGCGTGCCTTGGAGAAACATTTAACCGAGAATTGGTGCTTATTTTACATCAAACGGTGGCTGAATGCACCCGTGCAAACGAAATCAGGAGAACTGGTTCACAAGCAGGGGAAAGGCACTCCACAAGGCGGTGTGATAAGCCCGTTACTTGCCAATTTGTTTCTGCATTATGCCATGGATAAATGGCTTGAACTAAAGCACAAAACAGTGAATTTTGTTCGCTATGCCGATGATGCAATAATTCACTGTGAGAGTAAAGCCCAAGCAGAATGGCTGCTGGAAAAGTTACGTGTAAGGCTTGAAGATTGTGGATTGGAACTCCACCCAGAAAAGACAAAATTGGTTTACTGTCTTGACTATCGTAGACAAGGCACTCATCCAATTGTAAAGTTCGATTTTCTGGGTTATTCGTTTCAACCATGTACAACCAAATCGCCAAGAACAGGAAAACTGTTTCTCGGGTACGATTGTGCTATCAGCATTAGTTCTAAGAAACGCATTGCTGATAAAATGGAAGAACTTAACATTGTTGGATTGACCTATAAAAGCATTGTTGGTGTAGCTCAATTTCTAAACCCGTTTATTCGGGGATGGATTAACTATTTTGGTAAGTTCAGAAAACACGAGTTGAATCCAATCTTTATTTGGCTGAACAAGCGATTAATCCGCTGGGCAAGGAAAAGGTACAAACGCTATAAAACCAGTATAAAACGAGCTTTCCAATGGTTCACGAGAGTTAAGGAACAATTCCCGAGCCTGTTTTACCATTGGCAACTTGGATTAGGTTGATGAAGCGTTTAGATTTGTATAACAAGAGCCGTATGACGGGAGACTGTCACGTACGGTTCTGTGAGAGGCTTAGGGTGAAAGTCCCTTTGCCTACTCGACCAAGTGACCGTTAGCCACAATTATGAAGACAATAACTACCATAATATTAATAAGTTTCTCGTTTTTTGTATCAGGACAAACGATTAAACCTAATTCATACTGGATTGCTGTAGAGTCGAATCAAATTGGCGAATATGGTATTTCACCATTAGATGGTATGATTTTAAAATTTAAAGAGAAATCGGTTGAGTTTGAACATGTCTTCTTTGACTCAATTCAGTCCGTTCCAATGAAAATCAGAAAAAACAGAATTAGTCTTGAGAAGAAGTTATGGGCAAGAATTTATCACATTGACAAAGACAGTTTATTGTTGGACTTTGACAAAAGAATGAGGGTAAAGTTTGTACCATTAGAAACACATAAAAAAACAATGACTAATATTGATTTCTGGAATTACATTGACTGGACATTTAATAGAAATGATTATTGTGAAGAAATAAAACTTACAGACCATTTATGGGATATGTATCCAAATGAAATTGCAAAAAATTGCTTAGTCTTCTCTGAATGGGAAGACAAACCATATGCAAGAAATGAAAAATGGAATGTTAAAGTCGT
It includes:
- a CDS encoding endonuclease/exonuclease/phosphatase family protein → MVSHPQPPDNGFTFNVSTEKRRLTYHFKKRGIPKKEKGKVLIATWNLTNFGQQKRTPHHLEIMAHILSKFDVIAVQEVADNLEQFDTLLNEMDGNYEAFFSDIAGNYERLGFIYDATKLKRRGLVAELAMRNSQRKHITIEVGDEKEEQEFSGFNRNPYMATFYADNFEFTLVNVHLYRSNKNIRLLETKAISNWARKRCEKPLSNVPSKDIMLLGDFNMPKLSEEDQYYSEITHNGLVAPLHETEYIGSNLAGDKNYDQLFFFPKHTNEDFNNGKIGVVDFDNCVFKDLWKSDKSHKKEYFFQYIRYYMADHRPLWAQFNY
- a CDS encoding holin family protein, producing the protein MQFKFLSKLFGGSATDFVDSLTNSIDEFTLSKEEKNEFKLKLQENMLKLDQSAEETYRDELSARTEIIKAELAQGDKYTKRARPTIIYVGLIFIFLVHVVLPFIAFFTKNLEYDANKMILPEAFWWAWGAVVGIYGTGRTFEKFGISNKITQAMTGSGASKANQKVKDTFNNQNAVG
- a CDS encoding N-acetylmuramoyl-L-alanine amidase, coding for MITVRKHLLVNEASEKPITFKETPNNSGRFSGGMPDTIVIHYTAGGSFVSSANWLLRKEARASAHLVIGRKGDIFQLLGLDKISWHAGRSEWNGRKNLNNYSIGIELANYGLLKKSPKGYVTSYGQLIDDDNVILASHKSGGTELPWERYTEEQLSTLEEVCLAIRQKYSINEIVGHEDIAPVRKTDPGPAFPMLEFKNKILYGRMDNSEEESNITSSGGIVLANRLNIRNAPRGNATTVSDPLKKGTMFNVLEEKGEWVKVRVQTEGWVHKNYIKYYK
- a CDS encoding ImmA/IrrE family metallo-endopeptidase — its product is MTEISSIKKGDSFEKKVFNIIDDLLRNDEFFVSGKKSKIFWKKKYPSSKTGEVEVDISIETYLNGAEEYSFLTVIECKNYKGKIPINDIREFGSVLNEIGEHNTKGILISSSTFQQGTINFAKSTKIGLGRINFENEIDWINHRLDKKGKVLSVEISNQQLTSDDLDRKNFIAINENQVYDNLPSLLIGFEIFDRFRNLTKYVDVPYKTEENIEKSVKEIFDYSFYKNDEFVIERACSKLSELFDIEFIFGEELPIHILGKIEFNPLKIFVTKSLQTDIYRWRFTVAHEFGHLILHKQLLNEFLNKKEDGEKTLSFSQSEAFTNNKRLEIQANLFASFSLLPTNSFLKQVEKYFEKENIHKGYLYLDNQPVNQRLVLGFLNEMQLHFGVSKDVAKYRLIKLGLLKDATDTSISSIMRKL
- a CDS encoding SPFH domain-containing protein, coding for MRTILVILSILFSCSLNAQTKEKNQIKIEQGELGIVRDSNLEFKLLESGVYSKDRLSIITIYTLTEQNFEQDCNVYSKYGKKYDIKISTKYQFNREAISNISKLSNPIPLDYLKYELIPEIRFAAREITGYYTFDELDQNKAGKEILEFLKTRLKTGVLIKSIDIEIINK
- the ltrA gene encoding group II intron reverse transcriptase/maturase, which produces MNLWNETKSVPISKTMVWEAYKKVKANKGSAGVDQISIEEFDAERSKHLYKLWNRMASGSYFPPPVKEVEIAKKDGKTRLLGIPTISDRIGQMVVKDYLEPRFEAIFSTNSYGYRPSRNAHQALAKVRENCRKTDWVIDLDIKGFFDNIDHGKLLRALEKHLTENWCLFYIKRWLNAPVQTKSGELVHKQGKGTPQGGVISPLLANLFLHYAMDKWLELKHKTVNFVRYADDAIIHCESKAQAEWLLEKLRVRLEDCGLELHPEKTKLVYCLDYRRQGTHPIVKFDFLGYSFQPCTTKSPRTGKLFLGYDCAISISSKKRIADKMEELNIVGLTYKSIVGVAQFLNPFIRGWINYFGKFRKHELNPIFIWLNKRLIRWARKRYKRYKTSIKRAFQWFTRVKEQFPSLFYHWQLGLG